The following is a genomic window from Amycolatopsis sp. BJA-103.
TCGACGTCCTCAAGCACGGTATCGGCGTCGGCACCACCTGGGCGTACCGCGCCCAGGTCGGCGATCGCGTCCACTTCTTCGGCCCGAGCTCGTCGCGGGCGCTCCCGCAGGACGCGGACTGGCTGCTGGTCGCCGGGGACGACTCGACGATCCCCGCGATCGCCCGCCTGCTCGACGAGCTGCCCGAGGGCACGAGGGCGCAGGTGTTCATCGAGGTCGCCGAGGACGAACACCGCCAGGAGCTGCGTGAACTGCCCGGCGTCGAGGTGACCTGGCTCGTGCGCGACGGCGCCGAGGCCGGTACGACCCGCCTCCTGGTCGACGCGGTCAGGAACTGCGCCTGGTGGGACGGCAGGCCGTTCACCTGGCTCGCCGGGGAACAGGCGGCGGTGCGCGACCTCCGGCGTCATCTGGTCGAGGACAGGGGAGTGTCCAAACAGGACATCGAGTTCAGCGGGTACTGGCGTCGCGGCGAGGTCGTCGCGCTGGAGACCGACGGGGCGGTGCCCGATCCCGCGAAGACGAGGACCCCGCTCGAGAAGCTCCACGAGCTGACCGAGCTGATCGCACCGATGGCGATCCGCACCGCCGTCGAACTGGACCTGCCCGAGCTGATCTCCCGCGGCGTGACCGCCACGGCGGACCTGGCGGGCAAGGCGGGCGCCGACGAGCGGGCGCTGGGCAAGTTGTTGCGCTACCTGCACACCCTGGACATCCTGACCGAGACCGAACCGGGCCACTACGACCTGACGTCGGTGGGCGAGGTCCTGACCGTCGACTTCATGGCCGACTTCCTGCACCCCGCCGGGGTGGCGGGGCGCGAAATGCTCGGCATCCGCGGGCTCACCGAGTCGATCCGCACCGGCCGGCCCGCCTACGCCTCGGTCGCCGGGCAGACCTATGCCGAGGTACGGGCCGAACAGGACTACGAGGACCGCTACCTGGAACGACTGGCGAAGTTCCAGGCCACGCTGGCCGAGCCGATCGCCGCCTCCGACATCCTCTCCGGTGTCCGGCACCTGGTGCTCCACTCCGGCGGTGCGGGGGCCCAGGCCGCCGAGTTCGTCGCCGCCCACCCCGGCCTGCGGATCACGATCTGCGCGTTGCCGGCGCAAGCCGACTGGCTGCGCCGCGACCTGCCCGACACCATCCCCGACGAGCGGCAGCGCGCCCGGGTCGACGTGGTCGAACAGTCCGTCTTCGAACCCGGCCCCGCCGCCGACGCCGTGTTCGTCATCCGCGCGTTCAAGAACCTGGCCGACGCCGATGCCGCTCATGCCCTGCGCCGAGCGGCCGAGAACCTCCTTCCCGGCGGCCGGGTCCTGCTGGTCGAAGACCTCTTCGACACCGAAGACCTCGACGAACACGACGGTGAAGCCGATCTGCTCGCCCTCACCGTGCACGGCTCGGGGCTCCGCACCGCCGACGAGCTCGACGCCGTCATCGCCCGGGCAGGGCTCGAACGGTGCGTGACGCACACCGTCGGCTGGGGCACCACGGTCCACGAACTGACGCGCCCCGACACCCACCCCGACACCCACCCCGACACGCACTGACCCTTCCCCGAAACGAAGAAGAGAAGACATGACCCCTCTACGACGACGCGGCGCCGCCCTGGCCGCCGCCCTGTTGAGCACGGCGCTCGTCCTCACCGCGTGCGGCGGAGCCGGCACCGAAGATCCCGCCGGCGCGTCCGCCGAGACCCGCACCGTGCAGGCCGGCAATGGCGCGGTCAAGGTCCCGGTCGCGCCCCAGCGTGTCGCCACCCTCGGCAACACGACCCTGCCGTTCATCGACCTCGGCGGGAAACCGGTCGGCGTCACGGCGGAGTCGGACTCCGACGTCGCGCTGTTGTCCCCGGACGAGCAGTCGAGGTACAAGTCGGCCACGATTCTCGCGCCCAGCGCCGACCAGGTCGACATGGAGAAGCTCGCCGGTCTGAAGCCGGACCTCATCCTGGTCCAGATACCCGAGCCCGAGTTCGAGTCGATCAAGGCGCAGCTGACGGTGATCGCCCCGACCGTGTTCTTCGGCCTCGACACCGAGTGGAAGGCCCTCGCCGACGGAGTCGCGCAGGCAGGCAACATCACCGGTGCGCTGAGCGAGCAGAAGGCGGCGTTCGAGCAGCGCCGCGCCGCGGTACAGGCGAAGTACCGCGGGATCATCGACCGCACCTCGTTCGTCGACGTCATCCGCTACTCGTCGTCCGATCCCGGGACGTTCGCCATTGCCGACATCGGTTGCTCCGAGATCGCCAGGGACGAGGTCGGCATGAAGTTCCCCAAGGCCGCCGAAGGCGCCGATCCCCTGGCCTGGACGGCCTTGCCGTTCGAGCAGATCGGTGAGCTGTCGAAGTACGACGTGATCACCTACCCCGTCGACGCCGCGGGCCGGCCGACGGAGCCCTTCAAGCCGGTGGTCGAGACCAACACCTGGAAGGCACTGCCCGAGGTGAGCTCCGGGCACGCGCTCGGGGTCTTCTGCCCCGGCAACAACTCCTACGGATCCGTCATCCGGTACCTGGAGTCGCTCGACCGCGCACTGGCGACCCTTCCGGCCACGGGGTGACAGCCCTCGCCCTGCGGCGGGACGGTCCGGGCACCGTGGGGGTGGTGCCCGGACCGCGTCGTCGTGTGCTCGGGCTGGTCGTCGCACTGGTGGCGCTGGCCGTCCTGCTGGTGCTGAGCGTCATGATCGGCTCGACGGCGATCGCGCCGTCCGTGGTGTGGGACGCGCTGGTCCACTCTTCGGCGGGCATCGACCAGTTCGCGATCCGCGACTACCGGCTGCCGCGCACGATCGTGGGTCTGGCCGTCGGCGTCGCGCTCGGCCTGTCGGGCGCGCTGATCCTGGCGCTCACCCGCAACCCCCTGGCCGATCC
Proteins encoded in this region:
- a CDS encoding ABC transporter substrate-binding protein, whose protein sequence is MTPLRRRGAALAAALLSTALVLTACGGAGTEDPAGASAETRTVQAGNGAVKVPVAPQRVATLGNTTLPFIDLGGKPVGVTAESDSDVALLSPDEQSRYKSATILAPSADQVDMEKLAGLKPDLILVQIPEPEFESIKAQLTVIAPTVFFGLDTEWKALADGVAQAGNITGALSEQKAAFEQRRAAVQAKYRGIIDRTSFVDVIRYSSSDPGTFAIADIGCSEIARDEVGMKFPKAAEGADPLAWTALPFEQIGELSKYDVITYPVDAAGRPTEPFKPVVETNTWKALPEVSSGHALGVFCPGNNSYGSVIRYLESLDRALATLPATG
- a CDS encoding siderophore-interacting protein, which codes for MPKTSRRITVRPLTLREVEVTRVRDLTPGMRRITVTGAQLGEFTSANGFARPAFDSTGFDDDIRLVFPYPGQDRPVLPVQQEKGLDLPRDPRPLTRLYTVRRWAPETGELDIDVLKHGIGVGTTWAYRAQVGDRVHFFGPSSSRALPQDADWLLVAGDDSTIPAIARLLDELPEGTRAQVFIEVAEDEHRQELRELPGVEVTWLVRDGAEAGTTRLLVDAVRNCAWWDGRPFTWLAGEQAAVRDLRRHLVEDRGVSKQDIEFSGYWRRGEVVALETDGAVPDPAKTRTPLEKLHELTELIAPMAIRTAVELDLPELISRGVTATADLAGKAGADERALGKLLRYLHTLDILTETEPGHYDLTSVGEVLTVDFMADFLHPAGVAGREMLGIRGLTESIRTGRPAYASVAGQTYAEVRAEQDYEDRYLERLAKFQATLAEPIAASDILSGVRHLVLHSGGAGAQAAEFVAAHPGLRITICALPAQADWLRRDLPDTIPDERQRARVDVVEQSVFEPGPAADAVFVIRAFKNLADADAAHALRRAAENLLPGGRVLLVEDLFDTEDLDEHDGEADLLALTVHGSGLRTADELDAVIARAGLERCVTHTVGWGTTVHELTRPDTHPDTHPDTH